In Pseudomonas fluorescens NCIMB 11764, a single window of DNA contains:
- the rpoS gene encoding RNA polymerase sigma factor RpoS, with the protein MALSKEVPEFDIDDEVLLMETGIGTDSMSNDEGAAPPSVRAKSKHSASLKQHKYIDYTRALDATQLYLNEIGFSPLLSPEEEVHFARLSQSGDPAGRKRMIESNLRLVVKIARRYVNRGLSLLDLIEEGNLGLIRAVEKFDPERGFRFSTYATWWIRQTIERAIMNQTRTIRLPIHVVKELNVYLRAARELTQKLDHEPSPEEIANLLEKPVGEVKRMLGLNERVSSVDVSLGPDSDKTLLDTLTDDRPTDPCELLQDDDLSQSIDQWLSELTDKQREVVIRRFGLRGHESSTLEDVGLEIGLTRERVRQIQVEGLKRLREILEKNGLSSESLFQ; encoded by the coding sequence ATGGCTCTCAGTAAAGAAGTGCCGGAGTTTGACATCGACGATGAGGTTCTCCTGATGGAGACCGGCATCGGTACGGATTCGATGTCGAATGATGAAGGGGCTGCTCCACCTTCCGTTCGTGCCAAATCCAAACACTCCGCCTCGTTAAAGCAGCACAAATACATTGACTACACGCGTGCACTCGATGCTACGCAGCTGTACCTCAATGAAATCGGCTTTTCCCCTCTGCTGTCCCCCGAAGAAGAAGTTCACTTTGCACGCTTGTCGCAAAGTGGCGATCCGGCCGGGCGCAAACGCATGATTGAAAGCAACCTGCGGCTGGTGGTGAAAATCGCCCGACGCTATGTCAATCGTGGCCTGTCGCTGCTGGACCTGATCGAAGAGGGCAACCTCGGGCTGATCCGGGCGGTAGAGAAGTTCGACCCCGAACGTGGCTTCCGCTTTTCGACCTACGCAACCTGGTGGATTCGTCAAACCATCGAGCGCGCGATCATGAATCAGACCCGGACCATCCGGTTGCCGATCCATGTGGTCAAAGAACTCAACGTGTACCTGAGGGCCGCACGGGAGCTGACGCAAAAACTCGATCACGAACCCTCACCCGAAGAAATCGCCAACCTGCTGGAAAAACCGGTGGGAGAGGTCAAGCGCATGCTCGGCCTGAACGAGCGGGTATCTTCGGTCGACGTCTCGCTGGGTCCGGATTCGGATAAAACCCTGCTGGACACCCTAACCGATGACCGTCCAACCGATCCGTGTGAACTGTTGCAGGATGACGACCTGTCTCAGAGCATCGATCAATGGCTCTCGGAACTGACCGACAAGCAGCGCGAGGTGGTGATACGCCGCTTCGGTCTGCGCGGTCATGAGAGCAGCACGCTGGAAGATGTGGGCCTGGAAATTGGCCTGACCCGTGAGCGCGTCAGACAGATCCAGGTGGAAGGCCTGAAGCGTCTGCGGGAGATTCTGGAGAAAAATGGCTTGTCGAGCGAGTCGCTTTTCCAATAA
- a CDS encoding ABC transporter ATP-binding protein, which translates to MSGITIRLEGCRKAFSDGTVAVHDLNLTIEAGETLAILGPSGCGKTTTLRLIAGLERPDVGHVFFADKDVTRLPIERRDVGMVFQNYALFPNLDVAANIVYGLKIRGLSPAERNKRCSELLELVGLQGHEKRSVHELSGGQRQRVALARALAPRPKVLLLDEPLAALDAQLRERLRSELDQLLRGLGVTSVFVTHDQGEAMALGDRILVMERGRVAQLGTPREIYRQPANTFVASFVGNLNAFPVIEHTPSGLKVSGGELPWRGAHPPSTVYCRPEHLRVMPGGGHLSGRLVGQFFQGAQSRLLVDVGAAQPLMVDSADGVIHDFGALIALGIEPQQLFTLQP; encoded by the coding sequence ATGAGCGGAATCACCATTCGCCTGGAAGGGTGCCGCAAGGCATTTTCCGATGGCACCGTTGCTGTACATGATCTGAACCTGACCATTGAAGCCGGGGAAACGCTGGCGATTCTCGGCCCTTCGGGTTGCGGTAAAACCACCACCCTGCGCCTCATCGCCGGCCTGGAACGGCCGGATGTGGGCCATGTTTTTTTCGCTGACAAGGATGTCACGCGCTTACCGATCGAGCGTCGTGATGTGGGTATGGTGTTTCAAAATTATGCCTTGTTTCCGAATCTGGACGTGGCCGCCAACATTGTTTACGGCCTGAAAATTCGCGGCCTTTCACCCGCCGAGCGCAACAAGCGGTGCTCGGAGTTGCTGGAGCTGGTGGGGCTGCAAGGTCACGAAAAACGCAGTGTTCACGAATTGTCCGGGGGGCAGCGTCAGCGAGTCGCCCTGGCTCGGGCCCTGGCACCCAGACCCAAAGTGCTGCTGCTCGACGAACCTCTGGCGGCGCTGGACGCACAATTGCGTGAACGCCTGCGCAGCGAGCTGGATCAGTTGCTCCGCGGATTGGGGGTGACCTCGGTATTTGTCACCCATGATCAGGGCGAGGCGATGGCGCTGGGCGATCGCATTCTGGTCATGGAGCGCGGTCGGGTCGCGCAATTGGGCACTCCACGGGAAATCTATCGGCAGCCGGCCAACACGTTTGTCGCCAGTTTCGTCGGCAATCTCAACGCTTTTCCGGTGATCGAGCACACGCCCTCGGGCTTGAAAGTCAGCGGCGGTGAATTGCCGTGGAGGGGCGCGCATCCCCCTTCCACCGTATATTGCCGCCCTGAACACTTACGGGTGATGCCCGGCGGCGGTCATCTGTCCGGGCGCCTGGTAGGGCAATTTTTCCAGGGGGCACAAAGCCGCTTGTTGGTCGATGTCGGCGCTGCACAGCCGCTGATGGTGGACAGCGCAGACGGCGTGATCCACGACTTTGGCGCGCTGATTGCTCTGGGCATCGAGCCGCAGCAGCTGTTCACCCTGCAACCGTAA
- the surE gene encoding 5'/3'-nucleotidase SurE produces MRILISNDDGVAAPGLAALYAALADYTECVVIAPDQDKSGASSSLTLDRPLHPQTLANGFISLNGTPTDCVHLGLNGLLEREPDMVVSGINLGANLGDDVLYSGTVAAALEGRFLARPSFAFSLVSRQVENLPTAAYYARKLVEAYADLDLPPRTVLNVNIPNLPLDHIRGIQLTRLGHRARAAAPMKVVDPRGKSGYWIAAAGDAEDGGPGTDFHAVMQGYVSITPLQLDRTFNDAFRSLDGWLEGLR; encoded by the coding sequence ATGCGTATTCTGATTTCTAACGACGATGGGGTAGCCGCACCCGGTCTCGCCGCGCTTTATGCTGCGCTGGCGGATTACACCGAATGCGTGGTTATCGCCCCGGACCAGGACAAAAGCGGCGCCAGCAGTTCGCTGACGCTCGACCGTCCCTTGCACCCGCAAACCTTGGCCAACGGCTTTATCAGCCTCAACGGCACACCGACCGATTGCGTGCACCTGGGCCTCAACGGCTTGCTGGAGCGCGAACCGGACATGGTGGTTTCCGGTATAAACCTGGGCGCCAACCTGGGGGACGATGTGTTGTATTCCGGCACCGTGGCCGCGGCCCTTGAAGGGCGTTTCCTGGCGCGTCCTTCGTTCGCCTTTTCGTTGGTCTCGCGGCAAGTCGAGAACCTTCCCACAGCCGCTTACTACGCGCGCAAACTGGTGGAAGCCTACGCCGACCTTGACCTGCCACCGCGTACGGTACTGAACGTGAACATTCCCAATTTGCCGCTGGACCACATTCGCGGAATCCAGCTGACTCGCCTCGGTCATCGCGCCCGCGCGGCGGCACCGATGAAAGTGGTCGACCCGCGTGGCAAGTCCGGTTACTGGATCGCTGCGGCGGGCGATGCCGAAGACGGCGGTCCGGGCACCGATTTCCATGCGGTGATGCAAGGCTATGTGTCCATCACGCCACTGCAACTGGATCGCACCTTCAATGATGCCTTCCGAAGCCTCGATGGCTGGCTGGAGGGATTGCGCTAA
- a CDS encoding ABC transporter permease → MTTSFLKVREVRSGRAIFPRWRPTAAWALAPAAALLFAFWLLPLAHLIVLGGQGRDGSASGYWQVLSSAQYLSSLAQTCLLALVVTLAALVVGGITGVFLARQHFFGRSTLVALLTFPLAFPGVVVGFLVILLAGRQGLFSALGVTLAGERWVFAYSLAGLCVGYLYFSIPRVILTVMAACESLDRSLEEAAHSLGAGSWRVVMDVIIPGLAPALVSCAAICFATSMGAFGTAFTLGTRLNVTPVAIYNVFTNYANFAVAAALSVVLGAVTWIALLLGRRLVTPSRTIL, encoded by the coding sequence GTGACGACCTCGTTCTTGAAAGTTCGGGAGGTCCGGTCGGGGCGCGCCATTTTTCCGCGCTGGCGCCCGACCGCTGCTTGGGCGCTGGCGCCGGCCGCAGCCCTGTTGTTCGCGTTCTGGCTGCTACCGCTGGCGCACCTGATTGTTCTGGGCGGGCAGGGACGAGATGGCAGTGCAAGCGGTTACTGGCAGGTGCTGAGTAGCGCGCAATACCTGAGTAGCCTGGCGCAAACCTGCCTGCTTGCGCTCGTGGTGACCCTGGCGGCGCTCGTGGTGGGCGGTATCACTGGCGTGTTCCTCGCTCGTCAGCACTTTTTCGGACGCTCGACACTGGTGGCTTTGCTGACCTTTCCACTGGCGTTTCCTGGTGTGGTCGTCGGCTTCCTGGTGATTCTGCTGGCGGGGCGCCAGGGATTGTTCAGTGCCCTGGGCGTCACGCTGGCGGGGGAGCGCTGGGTCTTTGCCTACTCGTTGGCGGGCTTGTGTGTTGGCTACCTGTACTTCTCGATTCCGAGGGTGATCCTGACGGTGATGGCCGCTTGCGAAAGCCTGGATCGCAGCCTTGAGGAAGCCGCCCACTCGCTGGGAGCGGGTTCCTGGCGAGTGGTCATGGACGTCATTATTCCCGGTTTGGCGCCGGCCCTGGTTTCCTGCGCGGCTATCTGCTTTGCGACCTCCATGGGCGCGTTCGGCACGGCGTTCACCCTGGGCACGCGCCTCAACGTAACCCCGGTCGCGATTTATAACGTATTTACCAACTACGCCAATTTTGCCGTGGCCGCAGCGCTGTCGGTGGTGCTTGGCGCGGTGACCTGGATCGCGCTCCTGCTGGGCCGGCGACTGGTCACTCCATCGAGGACAATCTTGTGA
- a CDS encoding protein-L-isoaspartate(D-aspartate) O-methyltransferase → MTSQRTRERLIQRLYEEGISNAKVLEVIRRTPRHLFVDEALAHRAYEDTALPIGNNQTISQPYMVARMSELLLEAGPLDKVMEIGTGSGYQTAILSQLVERVFSVERIKVLQDRAKERLVDLNLRNVVFRWGDGWEGWPALAPYNGIIVTAVATDVPQALLDQLAPGGRLVIPVGSGEVQQLMLIIREEHGFSRRVLGAVRFVPLLNGPLA, encoded by the coding sequence ATGACTTCGCAACGCACCCGCGAGCGTCTGATTCAGCGGTTGTATGAAGAGGGCATTTCCAACGCCAAGGTGCTGGAAGTGATCCGCCGAACGCCGCGTCACCTGTTCGTCGACGAGGCACTGGCGCACCGTGCCTATGAAGACACGGCGTTGCCGATCGGCAACAACCAGACGATCTCCCAGCCTTACATGGTGGCCCGCATGAGCGAGCTGCTGCTGGAAGCGGGTCCGCTGGACAAGGTGATGGAAATCGGCACGGGGTCGGGTTATCAGACTGCAATCCTGTCGCAATTGGTCGAGCGGGTTTTTTCCGTCGAGCGCATCAAGGTTTTGCAGGACCGGGCCAAGGAACGTCTGGTCGACCTCAACCTGCGCAACGTGGTCTTTCGTTGGGGCGATGGTTGGGAAGGCTGGCCGGCGCTGGCACCGTACAACGGCATCATCGTGACGGCGGTGGCGACCGATGTGCCCCAGGCATTACTCGACCAGTTGGCACCCGGAGGGCGACTGGTGATACCGGTCGGGTCGGGTGAGGTTCAGCAGTTGATGCTGATCATCCGTGAAGAACACGGGTTTTCCAGGCGTGTTCTGGGGGCGGTGCGTTTCGTTCCACTGCTCAACGGGCCACTGGCCTGA
- a CDS encoding ABC transporter substrate-binding protein, translated as MFPLRKTLATLLLCGLANLSQAADTAICYNCPPEWADWGTQLKEIANATGVQVPLDNKNSGQALAQLVAEQAAPVADVVYYGVTFGLQAQKAGVVDTYKPKGWDQIPAGLKDPDGHWFAIHSGTLGIMVNVDALGGLPVPQGWNDLLKPEYKGMVGYLDPSSAFVGYVSAVAINRAMGGSLDNFAPAIDYFQKLAKNTPIVPKQTAYARVLSGELPILVDYDFNAYRARYKDNANVAFVIPKEGSISVPYVMSLVGNAPHRDNAQKVLDFVLSDQGQALWAKAYLRPVRAIKMPAEVAAQFLPDSDYARAGVVDYQEMAAVQEAFSARYLKEVK; from the coding sequence ATGTTCCCTTTGCGTAAAACACTGGCGACATTGTTGCTCTGCGGATTGGCCAACCTGAGCCAGGCCGCTGACACTGCGATTTGCTACAACTGCCCGCCGGAATGGGCGGACTGGGGCACGCAGCTCAAGGAAATTGCCAACGCGACCGGCGTGCAGGTGCCGCTGGACAACAAGAATTCAGGTCAGGCCCTGGCGCAGTTGGTCGCCGAACAAGCCGCTCCAGTGGCTGACGTGGTGTATTACGGCGTCACCTTCGGTTTGCAGGCTCAAAAAGCCGGCGTGGTCGACACGTATAAACCCAAGGGTTGGGACCAGATTCCCGCTGGCCTGAAGGACCCGGACGGTCACTGGTTCGCGATTCATTCCGGCACGTTAGGCATCATGGTCAACGTCGACGCACTGGGCGGATTGCCGGTGCCGCAAGGCTGGAACGATCTGCTCAAGCCCGAATACAAAGGCATGGTCGGCTACCTCGACCCCTCAAGCGCTTTTGTCGGTTATGTCTCTGCCGTAGCGATCAACCGGGCCATGGGCGGCAGCCTGGATAACTTCGCGCCTGCCATCGATTATTTCCAGAAGCTGGCGAAAAATACGCCGATCGTGCCCAAGCAGACGGCGTACGCCCGAGTGCTGTCAGGCGAACTGCCGATTCTGGTCGATTACGACTTCAACGCTTATCGCGCGCGCTATAAGGACAACGCCAACGTCGCCTTCGTCATTCCCAAGGAAGGTAGCATCAGCGTGCCTTACGTGATGAGCCTGGTGGGCAACGCCCCGCATCGCGACAATGCGCAGAAGGTGTTGGATTTCGTCCTGTCCGATCAAGGCCAGGCACTCTGGGCCAAGGCTTATCTGCGCCCTGTGCGCGCGATAAAAATGCCCGCCGAGGTGGCCGCGCAGTTCTTGCCGGATAGCGATTATGCCCGGGCGGGTGTGGTCGATTACCAGGAAATGGCCGCGGTCCAGGAAGCCTTTTCGGCACGCTACTTGAAAGAGGTCAAGTAA
- a CDS encoding LacI family DNA-binding transcriptional regulator, whose protein sequence is MTDLIEVARLAGVSRATAARTFSSPEVVRPATREQVMAAARQLGFRPNRLGRQLRLQTTNLIGVVVPNLLNPVFAEQIQAMERAARSRGYNLLLATTDYSSERESSVVEELLRQRVDGLVLTVTDAESNRVLQSLASEDTPFVLAYHQPGHPDYSTVSVDNRAGMAMATRYLLDAGHSRIGMVAGPALQSDRARLRYAGYCDAMREAGLDSLPVIEMPAHTEAEFAAIEPLLRGPQAISAVVCSNDLLAISLIAQLRRNGWCVPGQLSIIGFDGIALGAQMHPTLCSVVQPISELACTVIEQLLAQIAGAAPNSHCLSCHIRPGDSIQPYEIIPGDV, encoded by the coding sequence ATGACTGATTTAATTGAAGTTGCACGGCTGGCAGGCGTTTCGCGGGCGACCGCGGCCCGGACCTTTTCCTCCCCGGAAGTGGTGCGCCCGGCGACCCGAGAGCAAGTCATGGCGGCGGCGCGTCAACTGGGTTTTCGGCCCAATCGGCTTGGCCGGCAGTTGCGCCTGCAAACCACCAACCTGATCGGGGTCGTGGTGCCCAATCTGCTCAATCCGGTATTCGCTGAGCAAATCCAGGCGATGGAGCGTGCCGCACGTTCACGAGGTTACAACCTGTTGCTGGCGACTACCGACTACAGCAGTGAGCGCGAAAGCTCGGTGGTCGAGGAGTTGTTGCGACAGCGGGTCGACGGTCTTGTTCTCACGGTGACGGACGCCGAGAGCAACCGCGTGTTGCAGAGCCTTGCCAGCGAAGACACCCCGTTTGTGTTGGCCTATCACCAGCCGGGTCATCCGGATTACAGCACCGTGTCGGTCGATAACCGCGCCGGCATGGCGATGGCCACCCGGTATCTGCTCGACGCCGGGCACTCCCGGATCGGCATGGTCGCGGGCCCCGCGCTGCAGTCCGACCGTGCTCGTCTGCGGTATGCCGGGTATTGCGACGCGATGCGCGAGGCCGGCCTCGACAGTTTGCCCGTGATTGAAATGCCTGCTCACACCGAGGCGGAATTCGCCGCCATCGAACCTCTGCTGCGAGGCCCCCAGGCGATCAGCGCGGTGGTCTGCTCCAACGATTTGCTCGCCATCAGCCTGATCGCGCAATTACGGCGCAACGGTTGGTGCGTTCCCGGGCAACTTTCAATCATTGGTTTCGACGGCATCGCCCTTGGCGCTCAGATGCACCCGACGCTATGCAGCGTCGTTCAACCTATTTCGGAACTGGCCTGCACGGTGATCGAGCAACTGTTGGCACAGATCGCCGGTGCAGCGCCGAATTCCCATTGTCTGTCTTGCCATATCAGGCCGGGCGACAGTATCCAACCCTACGAAATCATACCTGGAGATGTCTGA
- a CDS encoding ABC transporter permease, which yields MKRSTLFVGQLVFTLLVCAFMLVPVLMSLMAGLTRNYFQGLSSGLTFDWLVQVWLAYSSTVWLSLQLALACALCVSVLGVPAAYALVRMNNRFSRGFEELMVLPVAMPGLASALALLLTYGQFGGFRSSWLFILVGHVLFTLPFLVRPVMAVMQRQHLPVLEEAAASLGAGPLRRFFGVVIPNCRAGILAGVLMVVTLSLGEFNLTWMLHTPMTKTLPVGLADSYASARLEVASAYTLLFLLMIVPLLIALQAISARLSRGESR from the coding sequence GTGAAGCGTTCCACACTGTTTGTCGGGCAACTGGTCTTCACCTTGCTGGTGTGCGCCTTCATGTTGGTGCCGGTATTGATGTCGCTGATGGCCGGATTGACGCGCAATTATTTTCAGGGGCTGTCCAGCGGCCTGACGTTCGATTGGCTGGTGCAGGTCTGGCTCGCTTACTCATCCACGGTCTGGTTGTCCCTGCAATTGGCGCTAGCCTGTGCGCTCTGCGTCAGTGTGCTTGGCGTGCCGGCGGCGTATGCGCTGGTGCGAATGAACAACCGCTTCAGCCGCGGGTTCGAGGAACTGATGGTGTTGCCAGTGGCGATGCCGGGACTGGCCAGTGCTTTGGCCTTGCTGCTTACCTACGGCCAGTTCGGTGGGTTTCGCAGCAGCTGGTTATTCATCCTTGTAGGTCATGTGTTGTTCACTCTGCCATTTCTGGTGCGTCCGGTCATGGCGGTGATGCAACGCCAGCATCTGCCGGTATTGGAAGAGGCTGCGGCGAGCCTTGGCGCGGGACCGTTGCGGCGATTCTTCGGCGTGGTGATACCCAACTGCCGAGCAGGGATTCTCGCCGGGGTGCTGATGGTCGTCACGTTGTCGCTGGGCGAGTTCAACCTGACCTGGATGCTGCACACGCCGATGACCAAAACGTTGCCGGTGGGCCTGGCTGACAGTTATGCCTCGGCACGACTGGAGGTCGCCAGTGCTTACACACTTCTATTTCTACTGATGATCGTGCCGCTGCTTATTGCGTTGCAGGCTATCAGTGCCCGTCTGTCCCGCGGAGAAAGTCGATGA
- a CDS encoding peptidoglycan DD-metalloendopeptidase family protein — MSLTVIAQRMGITSFQRLVTGLVLSTLLVGCSSTKSGAVRVVDRNNAVAQRPAVTTGQYVVRPKDTLFSIAFRYGWDYKALAARNNIPTPYTIHPGQTIRFDGRTGSTPTAVVSPADSAPSSSSKTTVIRRQPNGATTTTTVVAPSVANKPAPAPMPPAGPAPTGWGWPSNGILIGKFSSNGSLNKGIDIAGDLGQPVLAASDGTVVYAGSGLRGYGELVIIKHSDTYVSAYGHNRRLLVREGQQVKVGQTIAEMGSTGTDRVKLHFEIRRQGKPVDPLQFLPRR, encoded by the coding sequence GTGAGTCTCACAGTCATTGCGCAGCGAATGGGTATAACGAGCTTTCAGCGCCTGGTGACTGGCCTTGTCTTAAGCACCTTGCTGGTCGGTTGTTCCAGCACCAAATCGGGCGCGGTGCGCGTCGTCGATCGCAACAACGCCGTCGCCCAGCGTCCGGCAGTAACCACGGGCCAATACGTGGTTCGACCTAAAGACACGCTGTTCTCGATCGCCTTTCGCTACGGCTGGGACTACAAAGCCCTCGCGGCGCGCAACAACATTCCTACGCCGTACACGATACATCCGGGTCAGACGATCCGCTTTGACGGTCGCACCGGTTCAACGCCGACGGCGGTGGTCAGCCCGGCCGATTCGGCGCCTTCTTCGTCGAGTAAAACCACTGTAATCCGGCGCCAGCCAAATGGCGCAACTACGACGACAACGGTGGTTGCACCGTCCGTCGCCAACAAGCCAGCACCCGCTCCGATGCCTCCCGCAGGCCCGGCCCCGACCGGCTGGGGATGGCCTTCTAATGGCATCCTGATTGGAAAATTCTCTTCAAACGGTAGTTTGAATAAAGGAATTGATATCGCCGGAGATTTGGGACAGCCTGTTTTAGCTGCGTCTGATGGGACGGTGGTATACGCCGGGAGTGGCTTAAGGGGCTACGGCGAATTAGTCATCATCAAACACAGCGATACCTACGTCAGTGCCTACGGTCACAACCGCAGGCTGTTGGTTCGGGAGGGGCAGCAGGTCAAGGTCGGACAGACAATTGCCGAAATGGGGTCAACGGGTACAGACCGGGTGAAACTGCATTTTGAGATTCGCCGACAAGGTAAACCTGTAGATCCGCTGCAGTTCCTGCCACGTCGTTGA
- the truD gene encoding tRNA pseudouridine(13) synthase TruD, which translates to MNDLQLLGPRAYGEALGTAVLKATAEDFQVDEVLDIPLSGDGEHLWIWVEKRGLNTEEAARRIAKAAGVPLRTVSYAGLKDRQALTRQWFSVQLPGKADPDLSSAENETLKILKTGRHKRKLQRGAHSANGFTLRLTQFAGDKAAIEARLQLIAKQGIPNYFGAQRFGFDGGNVVDARGWAARKALPEQRNVRSRLLSTARSFLFNQVLAARVADGTWQRAQVGDLLAFTDSRSFFPAGEAECSDPRLAILDLHPTGPQWGEGDSPAMGAVHELEQAIAAREADLRDWLINAGMSHERRILRLPIGGLTWHYPEPDILQLEFVLPAGCFATVLVRELVDLVPVGQTDSPCVF; encoded by the coding sequence ATGAACGACCTGCAATTGCTCGGCCCGCGTGCCTACGGTGAAGCCCTCGGCACCGCAGTGTTGAAAGCCACGGCGGAAGACTTCCAGGTCGATGAAGTGCTCGACATCCCGCTCAGTGGCGATGGCGAACATTTGTGGATCTGGGTGGAAAAGCGCGGCCTGAACACCGAAGAAGCGGCACGGCGAATTGCCAAGGCAGCGGGTGTGCCATTGCGCACCGTCAGTTACGCCGGTCTCAAGGATCGTCAGGCGCTGACGCGCCAGTGGTTCAGCGTGCAGCTGCCGGGCAAGGCTGATCCTGATTTGTCGTCGGCGGAAAACGAGACGCTGAAAATCCTCAAGACCGGTCGACATAAACGCAAGCTGCAGCGCGGTGCTCATTCGGCCAACGGTTTCACCTTGCGCCTGACCCAATTCGCGGGCGACAAAGCGGCCATCGAAGCGCGCCTGCAACTGATCGCCAAACAAGGTATCCCCAATTATTTCGGCGCCCAGCGGTTCGGGTTCGATGGCGGCAACGTGGTCGATGCCCGTGGCTGGGCCGCGCGCAAGGCCTTGCCGGAACAGCGCAACGTCCGTTCGCGCTTGCTCTCCACTGCCCGTAGTTTTCTGTTCAACCAAGTGCTGGCGGCGCGTGTCGCCGATGGTACGTGGCAGCGGGCTCAAGTCGGAGATCTGCTGGCGTTCACCGACAGCCGAAGCTTCTTCCCGGCCGGTGAAGCCGAGTGCAGCGACCCGCGACTGGCGATTCTCGACCTGCACCCGACCGGCCCGCAGTGGGGCGAAGGTGACTCGCCGGCGATGGGCGCAGTCCATGAACTGGAGCAGGCAATCGCCGCGCGCGAAGCGGATCTGCGCGATTGGTTGATTAACGCCGGTATGAGCCACGAACGTCGCATCCTGCGACTGCCCATTGGTGGGTTGACGTGGCATTATCCCGAGCCTGACATTCTGCAACTGGAATTCGTCCTGCCGGCCGGATGCTTCGCTACCGTATTGGTGCGTGAGCTCGTTGATCTGGTGCCGGTGGGGCAGACGGACAGCCCATGCGTATTCTGA
- a CDS encoding phosphodiesterase, with amino-acid sequence MNRSFLIAQLSDLHLKADHKLTYGVVDTTGALRRAVDQLNASHPRPDIVVISGDLVDFGRPDEYAVLRSELERLHMPCYLVPGNHDIREHLQAAFTDHAYLPTSTGAPLDWVVEQHPVRLIGLDTTIPDAHGGRVLDSQLRWLDEQLARRPDVPTLLILHHPPFISGIGHMDREPFINALALERVIARHPQVERLLCGHLHRSMQRRFGGSLSCVCPGTSHQIVLDLQPTAPAHFNLEPPGYLLHRWDAQALTTHNVVVGEYPGPYPFYDAHGLID; translated from the coding sequence TTGAATCGTTCGTTTCTCATTGCGCAGCTCAGTGATCTGCACCTGAAAGCTGATCACAAGCTGACCTACGGTGTCGTTGATACCACTGGCGCGCTGCGTCGTGCGGTCGATCAATTGAATGCCAGTCATCCGCGCCCGGATATTGTGGTGATCAGCGGCGATTTGGTGGACTTCGGCCGTCCTGATGAATATGCCGTGCTGCGTTCCGAACTGGAGCGGCTGCACATGCCTTGCTACCTGGTGCCTGGCAACCACGACATTCGCGAGCATTTGCAGGCGGCCTTTACAGATCACGCCTATTTGCCGACATCGACGGGTGCTCCGCTGGACTGGGTGGTGGAGCAGCATCCGGTGCGCCTTATCGGTTTGGATACGACCATTCCCGATGCCCATGGTGGCCGTGTGCTGGACAGTCAATTGCGTTGGCTCGACGAACAATTGGCACGTCGCCCCGACGTCCCGACGCTGTTGATCCTGCATCACCCGCCGTTCATCAGCGGTATTGGCCACATGGATCGTGAACCGTTTATCAACGCCTTGGCGCTGGAGCGGGTCATTGCCCGGCACCCGCAGGTGGAGCGCTTGCTGTGCGGGCATTTACATCGATCAATGCAGCGGCGTTTCGGCGGCAGTCTGAGTTGCGTATGCCCGGGGACCTCACATCAGATCGTGCTGGATCTGCAGCCCACGGCGCCGGCGCATTTCAATCTTGAACCACCCGGTTATCTGCTGCATCGCTGGGATGCACAGGCGCTGACGACCCACAACGTCGTTGTTGGCGAGTATCCCGGCCCGTATCCGTTTTATGACGCTCATGGACTGATCGACTGA